The region CAGAAAGCTTCTCAGCTTGTGGAGGACCACTTTTTGCTGAAGTTAGATCTGCTATGTACCAAGTAAGTGAAAAACCAGCTATGGTTAACTACATCTACGGTTTAGGTGGAAGAGACGTAAGAGTTGAAAATATAGAAGAAGTTTATGCTGAAATAGAAAAATTAGGAAAAGCAGAAGAAGTAGAAAACGTATATAGATATTTAAGCGTAAGAGAATAGGAGGTGCTCGCAAATGGCATATAATCACAAGGAAGTATTTGAAAAACCTGAAAGATTGGCAGGAGGACATAGAATGTGTGCTGGCTGTGGTGGTCCAGTTGCTGTAAGAAGTGTCCTTAGAGCTTTAAAAGAAGAAGACAAAGCTGTAATAGGTTCTGCTACAGGATGTTTAGAAGTATCTACATTTATGTACCCATATACAGCTTGGAAAGATTCATTTATTCATAACGCATTCGAAAATGCAGGAGCTACTGTAAGTGGAGTTGAAGCTGCATACAATGCTTTAAAGAGAAAAGGTAAAATTGATGACACATATAAGTTCATTGCATTTGGTGGAGATGGTGGAACATACGATATAGGTTTCCAATCATTATCAGGAGCAATGGAAAGAGGTCATGATATGGTGTATGTATGTTACGATAATGGAGCATACATGAACACAGGTATTCAAAGATCATCGGCAACACCTAAGTACGCTGATACTACAACAACACCAACAGGTACAGAGTCTTTAGGAAAGCCTCAATATAGAAAAGATTTAACTCAGATAATGGTAAGTCATAATATACCATATATCGCTCAAACAACTTTCATGGGTAACTTCAAAGATATTCATGAAAAATCAGAAAAAGCTATATACAAAAAAGGAGCTGCATTCTTAAATGTATTAGCACCATGCCCAAGAGGATGGAGATACGAAGCTGCTGACATGATGGAAATGTGTAAACTTGCAGTAGACACTTGTTTCTGGCCACTATTTGAAGTGGAAGATGGAAAATGGACATTAACATATAAACCTAAAAAGAAACTTCCAATCGAAGACTTCTTAAGACCTCAAGGAAGATTCAAACATTTATTCAAAAAAGGTAATGAGCATTTAATCGCAGAAATGCAAGCTGAGATTGATAGAAGATGGGAAGATTTAC is a window of Abyssisolibacter fermentans DNA encoding:
- a CDS encoding thiamine pyrophosphate-dependent enzyme gives rise to the protein MAYNHKEVFEKPERLAGGHRMCAGCGGPVAVRSVLRALKEEDKAVIGSATGCLEVSTFMYPYTAWKDSFIHNAFENAGATVSGVEAAYNALKRKGKIDDTYKFIAFGGDGGTYDIGFQSLSGAMERGHDMVYVCYDNGAYMNTGIQRSSATPKYADTTTTPTGTESLGKPQYRKDLTQIMVSHNIPYIAQTTFMGNFKDIHEKSEKAIYKKGAAFLNVLAPCPRGWRYEAADMMEMCKLAVDTCFWPLFEVEDGKWTLTYKPKKKLPIEDFLRPQGRFKHLFKKGNEHLIAEMQAEIDRRWEDLLKKCGE